The following nucleotide sequence is from Paraburkholderia flava.
AATGTTCCTGCGCGACAACCATCACGACAGCGATTTCTCCGCGTTCATGAGCGTGTGGTTTTTCGAAGAGCAGAAGCATTCGCTGGTGCTGATGGAATATCTGCGCCGCTTCAAGCCGGAACTCGTGCCGACCGAAGAAGAGCTGCACGCGGTGCGCTTCGAATTCGATCCGGCGCCGCCGCTCGAAACGCTGATGCTCCACTTCTGCGGTGAAATCCGCCTGAACCACTGGTATCGCCGTGCGGCAGAATGGCACACCGAGCCGGTCATCAAACAGATCTACGAAACCATCTCGCGTGACGAAGCGCGTCACGGCGGCGCGTATCTGCGCTATATGAAGAAGGCGCTCGTCAATTGCGGCGACGTTGCACGTGCGGCGTTCGCGAAGATCGGCGTGCTGATGGCATCCGCGCGCCGCACCGAAAAGCCGCTGCACCCGACCAACCTGCACGTGAACCAGGCGCTGTTCCCGCGCGACACGATTCAGTCGCGTCTGCCGGATCCCGAGTGGCTCGAGCGCTGGCTCGACGAACAGATCCGTTTCGACGACGGCTGGGAAAAGAAGGTGATCGAGCGCATTCTGCACAACCTGTCGATCCTGTTCGAGCGCACGTTCAGCACCGCGCAGGAACTGAACCGCTATCGCAAGGAAGTGGTGCAGCGTCTGCAGGCGGAGCAGGGCACGGCGCAGCAGCCGGCCTGAGCGCCACCTCACTTCGCCGCGCTCCCGCTACGCAACCGAAAGCAAAACGGCCCGACAGGCGTATAACCTGCCGGGCCGTTTTTTTATCTCGATAATCTTCGCTGTTCAATCGATTTGCCCGATCCCATGTCCGTCCATTTCGAACGCAAGCTCACGACCCGCGACGCGCTCGCGCAACGCCGTCCGTCGCTGACGGGGCCGGTGGTGTTCACCAACGGCGTCTTCGACATCCTGCATCGCGGGCACGTCACGTACCTCGCGGATGCGAAGGCGCTCGGCGCGTGTCTGATCGTCGGCGTGAACAGCGATGCGTCGGTGCGGATGCTCGGCAAGGGCGACGACCGGCCGATCAACACCGACGCCGACCGCATGGCGCTGCTCGCGGCGCTGGAGAGTGTCGACTGGGTGGTGCGTTTCGACGAGAAGACTCCCGTCGAACTGATCGAAGCACTGCGTCCGGACGTGCTCGTGAAAGGTGGCGACTACGACATGGATGCGCTGCCGGAATCGGCGCTGGTGCGTAGCTGGGGCGGTCGCGCGCTGGCGATTCCGTTCGAGCACGATCGCTCGACGACTGCGCTTTTGAAGAAGGTTCGGGCGCAGAACTAACGCGCCGCGATCGTCCTACTGCGCCAGCGCCGACGCAGCAATCGCCGGTTCGGGCGCCGGCCCACCTACCACTGCCTGATCTGCGGCATCCGCCGCCGACAGCGGACGCACCTGCAGCGTCTCCGGACGGATCTGCCGGTTCAGATGATTCGGCTCGCGTGCGCCGGCTGACGGCAGCGGTCCGAAGACGCCGCGCATCGCGACGAACGCGAGCATGTTGGCGAGAAACAGAATGGCGATCAGCCAGCGCAGCATGGTCGAGGTCTCCGTCGAGGGGATGAGGCTGCGTTCATTGTGAATGTGCGTGGCTGTCGGCGGCGATCAACGCGAGTCCCGACAGCACGAGCGTGTCGTGTCGCGTGTACGGCACCTGCAACGCACGGGCGACTTCATCGGCCGCGCCGCCACCGACCACCAGCCGCACCGGCACCTGCCACGCCGCCTGCAGGTCGCGCCAGTTTCGTTCGATCAGTCCAGCTTGCGCGAGCATGCAACCCGCCGACAGCGAACGTGGCGTATCGACCGCAAAAGCAGTCGCAGTAGCAGTCGCAGCGGAGCCGAGCAACCCACGCGCCGCATGCGCATCGAGCGTCGGCAACTGCGCGGTGTGTTCGCCGAGCGAGCGCATCATCAGCGTCCAGCCCGGCGCAATCAGACCGCCCGTGAACGTGCCGTCTGCGCGCAGCGCTTCGAGCGTCGTCGCGGTGCCGAACGTCGCGATCAGCAGAGGCTCGCCGGGGAAGGCCGCATGCGCGCCGATCAGACCGGCCCAGCGATCGCTGCCGAGCGCGGACGGCGTCGTGTATGAATTGGTCACGCCGCATTGGCGGTCAGTCGCGCGGATCGTCGTGCGCGGCAGGCCCGGCCAGCGTGCGTCGAGCAGCGCGTCGATGTGTCGCGCGACCGTCTCGCCCGCGACGTTCGATATCCATGCGCCGATCGGTGTCGGTAGCGTCGACCAGTCGGCAGGAGAAGCGACAGAAGCAGAAGAATGCGCAAACGCGCCGCTATGCGTCTGCGTCCCATCAGCCTGCGCAAGCGCCCATTTCACCCGACTGTTGCCCGCATCGATCAGCAGGAACGGCGCGCCGCTCATGCAGCACCTGCGAGCCGCAACGACACATCGCCGGTCGCAATCGTCTCGCGACCGCTCGCCGTATCGAGCAACAACTGGCCGCTTTCGTCGACACCGGCTGCGATGCCACGCGCCACTTCCACCCCTTGTTCGATCAGCACCACATCGCGCCCTGCGTACGCGTGGCAGCCGTTCCAGCGCTGCCGGAACGGCGCGAAGCCTTCGGCGCCAAAACGCTGCAGCGCGGGTTCGAGCGCGTTCAGTTCGGCCGCGAGCGTATCGGTGAGATTGGCTGTGGGCAGCGCGCGCGACAACGCCGTTGGCGCTGCTCCGCGAGCCTGCGCGGGCACGTTGGCCTGCTGCGCGCCGATCTTTTCGGCGAGCGCATCGGCGCCCTTCACGTTGGTGCCGATACCGATCACCACGGCGCTCGCGTCGGCGGTACTCCACGCGGTTTCGATCAGGATGCCGGCCAGCTTGTCGCCTTCGAACAGCACGTCGTTCGGCCACTTCAGCGCGATCTGGCCGGGCCCGGAGCCGGTGAGCGGCAGCGAGCGCAGCCCGTCGACGAGCGCGACACCGACCGCGAGGCTCAGGCCCGCCAGCCCTTCGAGCGGTCGCGGCAGCACGCACGCGACCGAAAACAGCAGCGCATTGCCGGGCTCGGCATACCACGGACGGCCGCGTCGTCCGCGGCCCGCGGTCTGCAGGTACGCGACGCGCACGATCGGCCGTGCGAGCGCGCCGGCCTTGCGCGGCAGCGCCTTGACGCGGGCCATCAGGTCGGCGTTGGTCGAGCCGGTCTCTTCGACGATTTCGATCGGCCAGTCCTGCGCATGCGCGCCGAACAGCGCGACAGCGCGGGCCCGGTCGATGCGCCAGTCGTCGGCGGGGGCGGCGCCGGTGGAGGTGCGAGGGTCGTTCATGGGGGCTATTGTAGCGACAGGGGTAGCGGCAAGGGGCGACGACCGGCGATGCGGGTGCACGAGCACGGTTCCGACACCCATGGTTCGTTACAATGGCCGCTCACGCATAACCCGATCTCCGCGCGCCTTGAACTTCGACACTCCGCCCGGCCTCGACATCTCCGCGGGCAACCAGGGCAAGATCGTCCGGCTCTCCGGCCAGTGGACGGCGCTCGCACTCGCGCGCGACCGTCAGCAGGGCCGCGTGATGCCGCGCCTGCGCGCGCTCGTCGGTGCCAAAGAGCGGGTCACGCAATGGGATCTGTCGCGGGTCGAGCGGCTCGATCACGTCGGCGGCCAGGCGCTGTGGCGCGTGTGGGGCCATCAGCTGCCGGCCGAACTCGCCGCGCTGAACGACACGCAGCGCGACATCTTCGAGCGCATCGCGCTACTCGACGCAGGCCGCGAGCCGGCCGACGCCGTCCCGCACGTCGATCCATTCACGCGCCTCGGCCTGTCGATCTTCGCGTTCTTCGATCACCTGTACGCCGGCATCGCGATGTTCGGCCGCGTGATCCTCGATCTGCTGTCGATCGCGCGCAATCCAAAGCTCACGCCGTGGACCGAGATTTCCGCGAACGTCTACAACGCAGGCACCCAGGCACTGCCGATCACCGCGCTCGTCGCGTTCCTGATCGGCATCGTGCTGAGCTATCTGTCCGCGCAGCAGTTGCGGCTGTTCGGCGCGAACCAGTACATCGTGAACATTCTCGGGCTGTCGGTGATCCGCGAACTCGGGCCGGTGCTGTCGGCGATTCTCGTCGCGGGGCGTTCGGGCTCGGCGATCACCGCGCAGATCGGCGTGATGCGCGTCACCGAAGAACTCGACGCGATGCGCGTGATGGGCATCCCGCACGGGCTGCGGCTGATCCTGCCGCGCGTCGTCGCGCTCGGCGTCGCGATGCCGCTGCTCGTGATGTGGACCAACATCATCGCGCTCGCGGGCGGCGCGCTCGCGGCGAAGATCGTACTCGGCATCGACCTGTCGTATTTCGCGCGTGCGCTGCCGGGCGTGGTCCCGGTCGCGAATCTGTGGATCGGGCTCGGCAAGGGCGTCGCGTTCGGCATGCTGATCGCGATCGTCGGCTGCCATTTCGGTTTCCGGATCAAGGCGAATTCGCAGAGCCTCGGCGAGGGCACGACGACGTCGGTGGTGACATCGATTACCGTCGTGATTCTCGCGGACGCCGTGTTCGCGATCCTGTTCCAGAACGTGGGGCTCGGATGATCGCGCCGCTCACTACCGCCGTGCGCGGCCAGCCGCTGCCCGAGATCGCCGAACCGGTGATCGAGGTACACGACATCACGAAGCGCTACGGGCGCAACATCGTCCATCAGCACCTGAACCTCGAGGTGCGGCGCGGCGAGATCGTGTCGATCGTCGGCGGCTCGGGGTCGGGCAAGACGACGCTGGTGCGGCAGATCCTCGGGCTCGAGCGGCCGTCGTCGGGCACGATCCGCGTACTCGGCGAAGACTGGTCGACGATGGACGAGGACACCGCGCACCTGATGCGCAGCCGCTCCGGCATGCTGTTCCAGCACGGCGCGCTGTTCTCGTCGCTGTCGGTGTTCGACAACGTCGCGCAGCCGTTGCGCGAGCTCGGCAAGATCCCCGACGACCTGCTGCGCGACATCGTGATGCTCAAGCTGGAGATGGTCGGATTGCCGTGCAAGAACGCGTCGAAGATGCCGGCCGCGCTGTCGGGCGGGATGATCAAGCGGGTCGGCATCGCGCGCGCCATTGCGCTGGAACCCGAGCTGCTGTTTCTCGACGAACCGACCGCCGGGCTCGATCCGCAGGCATCGGACGAATTCGTCGAGCTGATCGGCACGCTGCATCGCGCGCTCGGTCTGACGGTGGTGATGGTGACGCACGATCTCGATACGATGGTCGCGCTGTCGACCCGCGTCGCGGTGCTCGCCGATCGCAAGGTGCTCGTCGCCGCGCCGGTCGAGGAAGCGGCGAACGTCGATCACCCTTTTATCCGCGAATATTTTCTGGGGCTGCGCGGTCGTCGCGCGCTGCAGGCGTTGCCGCCCGAGCGTCGCGCGAAGTTGCCGGCCGTCGCGCTCGAACCGGCTTCATCCGAATTGCCGCTGTAAAACAGGAGTTGTCGCTGTGAACCAGGGAACCTGACCATGGAAAATAAATCGCATGCCTTCTGGGCCGGTCTCTTTACGGTAGGCCTGCTGGTCGCGATCGCGCTGGCGGCGTTCCTGTTCAACGTCGACCGTTCGGTGCGCGTGCCGTACGACCTGATCGCGCGCACCAACGTGACGGGGCTCTACACCGATGCCGCCGTGCGTTATCGCGGGCTCGACGTCGGCAAGGTGCAGTCGATCCATTTCGATCGCTCGCACCCGGGGCAGATCGTGATCCGGATCATGGTCGACACCCACGCGCCGATCACGCGTTCGACGTTCGGTAGTCTCGGCTTCCAGGGCGTGACGGGGATCGCGTTCATCCAGCTCGACGACACGGGCCACGATCCGGAGCCGCTGCCTTCGTCGCTGAAGAGCGTCGCGCAGCTGCCGATGCATCCGGGTCTGCTCGATCAGTTGCAGGAGCGCGGCGACGTGCTGCTGCGGCAACTGGAGAAAGTGGCCGGCGACGTCGACGCGCTGCTCTCCGACGACATGAGAAAGCAACTGTTCGCGACGGCGGCGAGCCTGCAACACGCAGCCGATGGCGTGACGACGCTGTCGCAGCAGATGGGCCCGACGGTCGGCAAGCTGCCCGCGACGCTGAACCAGCTGGACAGCACGCTCGCATCGACCAACCAGTTGATCACGAGCCTGAACCGGCCCGATGGCCCGTTCGAGATGAATCTGAACAAGGTCGGCACGGCGGCGCAGCAGGCGGGCGTCGCGCTGGGCGCGATGGACTCGACGCTGCAGGAGCTGTCGGCGCGCGTGAGCTACGACACGCTGCCGCGCGTCAATGCGTTGTCCGAGGACGTGCGGTCGGCGGCGCGCTCGGTAGACAAGGCCGCCGACTCGTTCAGCAGCAACCCGCGCAGCGTGCTGTTCGGCGCGCCGCGCTCGGCGCCTGGCCCCGGCGAACCCGGGTTCGCGTGGCCCGGCGCCGCGACGAAATGATTTCATAGGATCTTTGCGATGCCACGCATCTTTTATCGTTCGTTCAAGTCAGGTGGTTTTCTCGCTGTCGTGCTGACCGCAGCGTTGCTCACGGGCTGCGGAACGCCCGCCGCGATCTCCGATTTCCGCTACGACCTCGGCCCCGGTCCGGCATTGCCGCCGGCATCGGTCGCGTCGTTGCCGACCGTCAAGGTGCTCGACGTCGGCGCACCCGAGACGCTCGATTCGGACCGCCTTGTCTATCGCCTCGGTTACGCGGACAAGCAGCGGCTCGCGTCGTATGCGAACAGCCACTGGACGATGGCACCCGCGCAACTGCTCACGCAACGCCTGCGCAGCGCGCTGTCGTCGCGCGGTACGGTGCTCACCGGTGCGGACGGCGTACGTGCGCCGGTGCTGAAGGTCGACCTCCAGGAGTTCGAGCAGGTGTTCGACGGTCAGTCGGAGAGTCACGGTGCGGTCACCGCGCGTGCGACGCTGATCCAGAGCGGCAAGGTGATCGGCCAGCATACGTTCGTCGCGCGCGCGCCGGCGAGTTCGCCGGACGCAGCGGGCGGCGCGGCGGCGCTCGCCGCCGCGAGCAACGATCTGATCGGACAGGTCGTCGCGTGGCTCGGTGTGCAGCCGCTGGTCGCGTCGCAGTGACATGCAGCGCGATGAGTGCGCTGTTGTCGTGAGCGTCTGGCGATGACGCGCGTGCCGTATCGTCCGCAGAGCGCGCGATGAGCGACAAGCCCTGGCAGCGCCGTCCGTCGGCGCTCGCTCGACAGGCGCTGTGGCTGTACGCGGCGCTGATCGTCTATGGATCGTGGTATCCGTTCTCCGGCTGGCGCTCGCTCGGCCTCGGTCCGTTCGACTACCTGAACGACCCGCTCCCGCAATACCTGACCGCCTTCGACGTCGTCACGAACGTGCTCGGCTACATGCCGTTCGGCGCGCTGTGCGTGCTGGCGGTGTATCCGCGTCGACGCGGCGCGTCGGCGATTGCGATCGCGTTCGTGCTGGGTGCGTTGCTGTCGTCGGTGATGGAGGCGGTGCAGACCTATCTGCCGACGCGTGTCGCGTCGAATCTCGATCTCTCCGCGAATGCGCTCGGCGCGTTGCTCGGCGCCGCGCTGATGTCGCCCGCGACCGGCGCGCTGCTCGATCGCGGCGCGTTGCGTCGGCTGCGCTTTCTGTGGCTCGAACGCGATGCGGCGGCGCTCGTCGGGCTCACCGCGCTGTGGCCGTTCGCGACGATGTTTCCCGCGCCGTTGCTGTTCGGTCTCGGCGACTGGCCGCGCACGCTGTGGCTGCGTTTCGATTCGACGATGCAGGACGCGCTGCTCGCCTGGGCGCCCGTGACATGGCACGTCGCGTCGTGGCCCGCCGCGCTCGGCGCCGCGTTGCCCGACGACGCGTGGGAAGCCATCGTCACCGCGCTGAACCTGTTCGCCGCGTGCGCGCTCGCGTCGCTGCCGATCCGTCCGCGCGCGCCGCGTATCCGGCTGCTGCTCGCGCTCGTCGTGCTGACGCTGTTCGTGAAGGCCGGCGCGACGTTCCTGCAGTCGCAATCCGGTCTCGCATTCGACTGGGCGACGCCTGGCGCACTCGCGGGTCTCGCGATCGGTACGGTCGTGGGGCTGTGTTCGCTCGTGCTGCCGGCCGCATGGCGCGCGACGCTCGCGGCGGCTGCGCTCGCGGTGTCGCTGGTGTGCGTAAATCTGCTGCCGGTGAATCCGTACTTCGACGTCGTGCTCGCCGACTGGCGCCAGGGTCGCTATCTGCATTTCAACGGACTCGCGCGCTGGCTCGCGTGGACGTGGCCGTATGCGATGCTGGTGTGGCTCGCGTTCTCGGCCGAGCGTGCGTGGCTCACGCGGCAGCGCGCCGCGCGTTGAACATGTTGGACATGCAGCCGCAACGCTGCGGCTGTCCGGCGCGCTCGTTATAATCGACTGGACAATCGAACGGCGCAGAGCGCAGACGATCGCAAGCCTTCCGCAAGCACGCTTCGGGAGCGACGACCGTACCGCGACACGTTGCCGCGCCATCCCCCACACTGACTCCGGCGTTCGCGCCCGCCCATCATGGATTCGTTCTTCAAGTATCACGTGTTCTTCTGCCTGAACCAGCGCGATCCCGGTGCCGAGCGGCCGAGTTGCGCGAACTGCAATTCGCAGGCGATGCAGGAGTACGCGAAAAAACGCGTGAAGCAACTCGGTCTCGCGGGGCTGGGCCAGGTGCGCATCAACAAGTCGGGGTGCCTCGACCGTTGCGAGGAAGGGCCGACGATCGTCGTGTATCCGGAGGGCACGTGGTACACGTACGTCGACGAAAGCGACATCGACGAGATCGTCGACTCGCATCTTGCGAACGGCAAGATCGTCGAACGGCTGTTGATTGATCGCTGACCGATTATTAGAGACCGCATGAACGTTCACACGCAGAAATTCCTGATCGACGGGCCGGTCGGCAAGATCGAGGTCGCACTCGATCTGCCCGACGCGGTTCGCGACAACGACAACGCCGCCGCGCCGCGCGGCATCGCGCTCGTTGCGCATCCGCATCCGCTGTTCGGCGGTTCGATGGACAACAAGGTCGCGCAGACGCTTGCACGCACGCTGGTGCAGCTCGGCTACGTCACGTACCGGTCGAATTTTCGCGGCGTCGGCGAGACGCAGGGCGAACACGACGCCGGCCACGGCGAACGTGACGATCTGCTCGCGCTGCTCGACTACATGCGCGCGCAGCCGGGCCAGGCCGAGTTGCCGCTCGTACTCGCGGGCTTTTCGTTCGGCACGTTCGTCGTGTCGCACGTCGCGAAGCAGTTGCTCGACGCGGGCAAGTCAATCGAAAGAATCGTGATGGTCGGCACGGCGGCGAGCCGTTGGGACGTCGTGCCCGTGCCGGAAAACACACTCGTGATTCACGGCGAGAACGACGATACGGTGCCCGTACAATCGGTGTTCGACTGGGCACGGCCGCAGGAACTGCCGGTCATCGTGATCCCCGGCGCCGAACACTTTCTGCATCGCAAGCTGCACATCCTCAAGCGCATCATCGTCGACGCCTGGCGCTGATTCCTGCCTGTCCGCACGACGTGTCGCGCGACTTTTACGCGACACGTACGCGCTTTTCTCGCGATCGGCGAAAAGCGGCCTGCACGCGACGCGTATAATGAGCGCTCTTTTTTGGGGCGCAGCGCCGCCCGTCCGATCGATTGCGTCGCGCCAGGTCATCGTGCGTCGTGCGTAACATCGGGCACCCGGCGCGTGCGCGAACCGATCGCGTGGCCGCAAGTCCAATGAGCGCTGTACCGCGCGCTGTACTATTTTCGCGGCGAGGCGCTCGCCGGCCGGCTCTTCCCATTCATGCACCGCGTGTACGTCCGTGTGCACGACGCACTTTTCTGCCCGAATCGATCCTATGCGTTTTTCCACTGCTGGTTTCCCGTCACTCTCCTCCTCATCCGTTAGCCGCGTAGTGACGCTCGGCGTGCTGGTTCCGGCGCTGCTCGTTACGAGCACGGCGTTCGCGGCGAAGACCACCTCGGCTGCAAAAGCTGCCGAAGCCAAGGTCGCTGCGGTTCCTGCGGCACCCGTCACGACCACAGGTGGCCAGTTGCCGCCGCCGGCGGTGAACGCGCGTTCGTGGGTGCTCGTCGATGCGACCAGCAACCAGATCCTCGCGTCGGGCAATCCCGACGAACGCGTCGAGCCCGCATCGCTGACCAAGCTGATGACGGCGTACCTCGTGTTCGAAGCACTGCAGACGAAAAAGATCACGATGGACCAGACCGTGATGCCGAGCGACGCGGTGCGCCGTGTACGCAACGACGAGTCGCGGATGTTCATCGAAGCGAACAAGCCGGTGACCGTGCACGACCTCGTGTACGGGATGATCGTGCAGTCGGGTAACGATGCAGCGATCGCGCTGGCGGAGCTCGTTGGCGGCAGCGAATCGCAGTTCGTCACGATGATGAACACGGAAGCGCAGCGTCTCGGCATGAAGGGTACGCATTTCGCGGACGTGAACGGCATGCCCGATCCGCAGCACTACACGACGGCCGGCGATCTCGCGCGGCTGTCCACGCGGCTGATCCGCGACTTCCCCGACTACTACAGCATCTTCTCGGTGAAGGAGTTCACGTATAACAAGATCAAGCAGCCGAACCGCAATCGTCTGCTGTGGCTCGATCCGACCGTCGACGGTCTGAAGACCGGCCACACGCAGGCCGCCGGCTACTGCCTGATCGCGACCGCGAAGCGTTCGCTGCCGGGTACGCCCGATGCGTCGCGCCGTCTCGTCACCGTGATGATGGGCGAGGAGAAGGAACACGACCGCGTGCAGGACAGCCTGAAGATGCTGAACTACGGCTACAGCGCGTACGACACGGTGCGTCTGTACAAGGCCGGTCAGACGATCGACACGCCGCGCGTCTACAAGGGTGCGCAAGACACGGTGAAGGTCGGCGTGAAGAGCGACCAGTTCATCACGCTGCCGAAGGGCGCGAGCGACAAGGCGAAGCCGCAGGTCACGCTGAACACGCCGCTGATCGCGCCGCTCGCGGATGGTCAGACGGTCGGTAGCGTGCAGCTCGTCGCCGATGGCAAGACGCTCGCGGAATTCCCGGTCGTCGCGTTGCAGGCGGTGCCGCAGGCGGGCGTCGTGGGCCGCGTGTGGGATTCGCTGATGCTGATGTTCAACAAGAAGAAGTAAGTCATGCTGTCCGGCGCCGCGCGTGGTGGTTTCACGCGCGGCGTCGTGCATTCAGGGAGCGAGGGATGACCCCCGAGAACGAATCACTTATCGAATACCCGTGCGACTTTCCGATCAAGGTAATGGGCAAGTCGCATCCCGATTTCACCGACACGATCGTGACGGTGATCCGTCAGTTCGACGGTGACTTCGATCCGACCGGAATCGAAACGCGGCCGTCGAGCGGCGGCAACTACACCGGCCTTACGGTGACCGTGCGCGTGCTGAACCGCGAGCATCTGGACAGCATCTATCTCGCGCTCACCGGGCACCCGATGGTGAAGATCGTTCTCTGAACGTCGAAGGTTACCGATCCTACTCGCGGGGCGCGCTCAGCGTCCCGCCTGCAGCGCGCCTTTCGAGATGCGCGTCGCGGTGATCGTCGGGCCTTCCGCGCAGGCCCGTTCGAACAGCAGCCGGAACCGCCCGACCTCGTCGAATACCCACTGACGAAACGCCTGCACCCGCTCGGTGTGCAACGTCTGCTGCGGACACAGAAAGTAGTACTGCCACGGGCTCGGCCCATCGATATCGAACAGCCGCACCAGCCGGCCCGCCGCGATCTCGTGCATCGCGAGCGAGCGCCGCGTGAGCGCGACGCCCTGGCCGTCGATCGCTGCCTGCAGCAGGTTCGACGAATCCTGATACAGCACGCCGCGCTTCGGCTCCGGCCACGCGTTCAATCCCGCCGCATCGAACCACGGACGCCATAGCTCGTCGTCCGAGCGCAGCAATGGCACGTTCGCGAGATCGGCGGGCGTTTTCGGCAGCTTGCCGCCGTTGAAGTTCGGTGAGCACGCGGGAAAGAAAATCTCCTCCAGCAGCAGCTCCGCATGCAGGCCCGGGTATTTGCCATAGCCGAAGCGGATCGCGATATCGATGTCGTCGCGCGCGAAATCGGCGAGCGCGTTGGTGGACAGCAGTTCGAGATCCCACTGCGGATTCGCCTCGATGAAGCTGCCGATGCGCGGCGTCACCCAGCGCGCGGCGAACGACGACAGCATCGATACGACGAGCCGCCGTTCGCGATCGCCGGCGCGAATGGCCTGAGTGGCTTCGGCGAGCGTTTCGAGCGCGGCGCGCACCTGGCCCGCGTAGCGACGACCGATGTCGGTGAGCCGCACGCGCTTGCCGTCGCGCGCGAACAGCGCGACGCCGAGTTCGGCTTCGAGCGCGCGGATCTGATGGCTGACCGCGCCGTGGGTGACGAAAAGTTCGTCGGCGGCACGCGAGAAGCTCTCGTGACGGGCGGCGGCCTCGAACGCCTTGATCGCGTTCAGTGCGGGGAGTTGTCGCAGATCCATCGCAATTTGGCTCACATAGACGTGAAAATTGATCGTTTGGCGTAAACCCTTGATGCGCCTACGATTGTAAGCGTCAAACAAGCATTAGCGGAGGCGGTCATGCGAGAAATTTCTTCTAGTATCACGTTCGAAATCCGGCCGGGTGAAACGGTGCCGATGAGGGTCGAGCGCAGCACGCGGCTCGCGGTGACATGCAACCCGATCTGGGTCACGCGCAGCGACGATACGCGGGACTACTGGCTCGAACCGGGTCATACGCTGCATCTGCGGCGCGGTGAGCGGCTGTGGCTGAGCGCCGAAGGCGGTCCGACGGCGCGGGTCGCGTTCGCGGTGCCCGCACGGGCGGATCAGAAGGTTCTCAACTGGCTCGGACGGATGGGCGAGCGCTTCGGTCTGCATTTCAAGGACGGCTGGCGCGCGGTTTGAGTCCGATGAAATGCGCGGTGGTCCGCATCGACCACCGCGACGGTCGGCCGGCGAGGCGCGACGGTTTTCGGTAAACTGCCGGAACTATGTGCGCTTCGCCGGTTTCTTCTTCTCCTTCGCCGTCCTCTCCGATTCCCGCCGAGGTCGTGCCCGTCACGGCCGTCGCGGCCCGTCCGCCGCACGTCGAGTTGCGCTGGCGCGGCGTCGAGTCGTATGAAACCAGCTTCGACGCAATGCGCGCGTTCACCGACGCCCGCACCGCCGATACCTCCGACGAAATCTGGCTCGTCGAACATCCCCCCGTCTTCACGCTCGGCCAGGCCGGCGATCCTGCTCATCTGCTCGCGGCCGACAGCGGCATTCCTCTGGTGAAAGTGGACCGCGGCGGACAGATCACGTATCACGGGCCGGGGCAGGTTGTCGCCTATCTGCTGCTCGATCTGCGACGTCGCAAGTTGATGGTGCGCGAACTCGTCACGCGGATCGAACAGGGTGTGATCGATACCCTCGCGGCGTATAATCTCGCCGGAGAACGCAAGGCGGGCGCCCCCGGAATCTACGTGGCGCCAGGTCCGCAAGCGGGACCGCACGCAGGTGCGAAGATCGCGGCGCTCGGGTTGAAGATCCGCAACGGCTGCAGCTATCACGGCGTCAGCCTGAACGTGAACATGGACCTGCAGCCGTTTCTGGCCATCAATCCGTGCGGTTACGCCGGACTCGAAACAATCGATATGGCGACGCTCGGCGTCGCCGCCGGCTGGAACGACGTAGCCGGTACGCTGGCTGCCCAACTCACCGCAAACATCGACGGCAAATCCGCGGCCTCCGCAGCCGTTACCCAACCGCAGGCCGGCGTCGTTGCCGCCTGACTGGATCGAACGAATGACTGACGTT
It contains:
- a CDS encoding transcriptional regulator GcvA, producing MDLRQLPALNAIKAFEAAARHESFSRAADELFVTHGAVSHQIRALEAELGVALFARDGKRVRLTDIGRRYAGQVRAALETLAEATQAIRAGDRERRLVVSMLSSFAARWVTPRIGSFIEANPQWDLELLSTNALADFARDDIDIAIRFGYGKYPGLHAELLLEEIFFPACSPNFNGGKLPKTPADLANVPLLRSDDELWRPWFDAAGLNAWPEPKRGVLYQDSSNLLQAAIDGQGVALTRRSLAMHEIAAGRLVRLFDIDGPSPWQYYFLCPQQTLHTERVQAFRQWVFDEVGRFRLLFERACAEGPTITATRISKGALQAGR
- a CDS encoding DUF2917 domain-containing protein is translated as MREISSSITFEIRPGETVPMRVERSTRLAVTCNPIWVTRSDDTRDYWLEPGHTLHLRRGERLWLSAEGGPTARVAFAVPARADQKVLNWLGRMGERFGLHFKDGWRAV
- the lipB gene encoding lipoyl(octanoyl) transferase LipB, encoding MCASPVSSSPSPSSPIPAEVVPVTAVAARPPHVELRWRGVESYETSFDAMRAFTDARTADTSDEIWLVEHPPVFTLGQAGDPAHLLAADSGIPLVKVDRGGQITYHGPGQVVAYLLLDLRRRKLMVRELVTRIEQGVIDTLAAYNLAGERKAGAPGIYVAPGPQAGPHAGAKIAALGLKIRNGCSYHGVSLNVNMDLQPFLAINPCGYAGLETIDMATLGVAAGWNDVAGTLAAQLTANIDGKSAASAAVTQPQAGVVAA